A single window of Ornithorhynchus anatinus isolate Pmale09 chromosome 3, mOrnAna1.pri.v4, whole genome shotgun sequence DNA harbors:
- the LOC100083161 gene encoding olfactory receptor 4S2-like: protein MEKINNVTEFELLGFSQNVEVQKACFVIFFLFYAIILLGNILIMLTVCLGNLYRSPMYFFLNYLSLVDLCYSSVTAPKMIRDLISERKTISFEGCMMQLFGVHFFGCTEIFLLTAMAYDRYVAICKPLRYMNIMNRSVCNKMLVGTWAGGFIHSIIQVALVVQLPFCGPSVIDHYFCDVHPVLKLACANTHLAGVVVTANSGTIALGSFLILLFSYAVILWSLRQQSEEGRRKALSTCGSHIAVVIIFFGPCTFMYMRPDTTFSEDKMVAIFYTIITPMLNPLIYTLRNAVVKNAMKRLWSRRVALQE from the coding sequence ATGGAAAAGATAAACAATGTCACGGAATTTGAGCTCTTGGGATTTTCTCAGAATGTAGAAGTGCAGAAAGCGTGTTTTGTGATATTTTTCCTCTTCTATGCCATCATCCTTCTGGGAAACATCCTCATCATGCTGACCGTCTGTTTGGGAAACCTCTACAGGtcacccatgtacttcttcctcaactATCTGTCTCTGGTAGATCTTTGCTACTCCTCCGTCACGGCCCCCAAGATGATTAGAGACCTGATCTCCGAGAGGAAGACCATTTCCTTTGAGGGGTGTATGATGCAACTTTTTGGTGTCCATTTCTTTGGTTGCACCGAGATCTTCCTCCTTACGGCGATGGCCTACGACCGTTACGTGGCCATCTGCAAACCTCTCCGTTACATGAACATCATGAACAGGTCTGTGTGCAATAAAATGCTCGTGGGCACGTGGGCTGGGGGTTTCATCCACTCCATCATTCAGGTGGCCTTGGTTGTCCAGCTGCCCTTCTGTGGCCCCAGTGTGATCGATCACTATTTTTGCGACGTCCATCCTGTGCTGAAACTTGCCTGTGCCAATACCCATCTGGCTGGTGTTGTAGTCACGGCCAATAGTGGGACGATCGCTCTGGGGAGCTTTCTCATCTTGCTCTTCTCTTATGCCGTCATATTGTGGTCCCTGAGACAGCAGAGCGAGGAAGGGCGGCGAAAAGCTCTCTCTACCTGTGGTTCTCACATCGCTGTGGTCATCATCTTCTTTGGGCCCTGTACTTTTATGTACATGCGTCCAGACACCACCTTTTCAGAAGATAAAATGGTTGCCATATTTTATACCATCATCACCCCCATGTTGAACCCTCTGATCTACACCCTGAGGAATGCAGTGGTGAAGAATGCCATGAAGAGGTTATGGAGTAGGAGAGTGGCTTTGCAAGAATGA
- the LOC100083139 gene encoding olfactory receptor 4C11-like yields the protein MPVFTQECSVDTELMAISNNVTEFILLGLTQDPEKQKVIFAVFLIFYLATLFGNFLIVVTIKTSPTLESPMYYFLTYLSFSDACFSSTTAPKLIVDSLSDKKTITFGGCMTQLFSAHFFGCMEILVLILMAYDRYVAICKPLLYTTIMNQHLCGVLVGLAWVGSFLHSTAQLFLTLSLPFCGPNVIDHYFCDVQPLMKLACSDTHLANLLFVSNSGAICTSSFVVLMASYVVILYSLRSKGAEGRRKALSTCSSHILVVTLFFGPCIFIYTRPQTTFSVDKSVSVFYTIVTPLVNPLIYTLRTTEVKYAMGKLWNRKVIPGKLLGRF from the coding sequence ATGCCAGTTTTCACCCAGGAGTGCTCCGTGGACACTGAACTCATGGCTATCTCAAACAATGTTACAGAATTCATTCTGTTGGGACTGACCCAGGATCCAGAGAAGCAGAAGGTCATCTTTGCTGTCTTCTTGATATTTTACTTGGCTACCCTGTTTGGAAACTTCCTCATTGTCGTGACTATCAAGACTAGCCCTACTCTTGAATCCCCTATGTACTATTTCCTGACCTATTTGTCATTTTCAGATGCCTGTTTCTCCTCTACCACTGCCCCCAAACTGATTGTAGACTCTCTCTCAGACAAGAAGACCATCACTTTTGGGGGCTGCATGACACAACTCTTCTCAGCCCATTTCTTCGGCTGCATGGAAATCCTGGTCCTCATCCTGATGGCCTACGACCGCTACGTGGCCATCTGCAAGCCCCTCCTCTATACCACCATCATGAATCAGCATCTGTGTGGCGTTCTGGTGGGCTTAGCCTGGGTAGGGTCTTTCTTGCATTCTACTGCCCAGCTTTTCCTCACCCTGAGCCTACCATTCTGTGGTCCCAATGTGATCGATCATTATTTCTGTGATGTGCAACCCTTGATGAAACTCGCCTGCTCCGATACTCACTTGGCAAACCTGTTGTTTGTTTCCAACAGTGGGGCCATCTGTACCTCGAGTTTTGTAGTACTCATGGCATCCTACGTGGTCATCTTGTACTCTCTGAGGTCTAAGGGGGCTGAAGGGAGACGTAAAGCCCTGTCCACCTGCAGCTCCCATATTCTCGTGGTCACCTTATTCTTCGGTCCCTGTATATTCATATACACCCGGCCCCAGACCACCTTCTCTGTGGATAAATCTGTGTCAGTCTTTTATACAATCGTTACTCCCTTGGTTAACCCTTTGATCTACACTCTGAGGACCACAGAGGTGAAATATGCCATGGGAAAGCTATGGAACCGAAAAGTGATTCCTGGGAAGTTATTAGGAagattttga
- the LOC100682196 gene encoding olfactory receptor 4C11-like, whose translation MVIKNNVTEFILLGLTDDPAEQKIIFAIFIILYVATVLGNLLIIVTIKTSQTLESPMYFFLTYLSFSDACFSTTTTPKLLVITLSEKKTISFNDCMTQIFALHFFGCLETLILIMMSYDRYVTICKPLHYTAIMTRRVCSILMGIAWFGSFLHSSTQLLLTLSLPFCGPDMIDHFFCDLQPLMKLACVDTYYVNLLFVSNSGAICTLSFVMLMASYMVILYSLRSKGAEGRLKALSTCSSHILVVTLFYGPCIFIYTRPQTTFSVDKLVSVFYTIVTPLLNPLIYTLRNTEVKNAMKKLGSHRVTPGANDHFSVE comes from the coding sequence ATGGTCATTAAAAACAATGTGACAGAATTCATTTTATTGGGGCTGACAGATGATCCAGCAGAGCAGAAAATCATTTTTGCCATCTTCATAATTCTCTACGTTGCAACTGTGTTGGGGAACCTACTCATTATAGTAACCATCAAGACCAGCCAGACTCTTGAATCTCCTATGTACTTCTTCTTGACCTATCTGTCCTTTTCTGATGCCTGTTTTTCTACCACCACGACCCCAAAATTGCTCGTCATCACCCTCTCTGAGAAGAAGACCATCTCCTTCAATGACTGTATGACCCAGATCTTTGCCCTCCATTTCTTCGGCTGCTTGGAAACACTGATCCTCATTATGATGTCATACGATCGCTACGTGACCATCTGCAAACCCCTGCATTACACAGCCATCATGACCAGGCGTGTCTGTAGCATCTTGATGGGAATAGCCTGGTTTGGGTCTTTTCTACATTCTTCTACCCAGCTTTTACTCACTCTGAGTTTACCCTTCTGTGGCCCTGATATGATCGATCACTTTTTCTGTGATTTGCAACCCTTGATGAAACTCGCCTGCGTTGACACTTACTATGTAAACCTGCTGTTTGTTTCTAATAGTGGAGCCATTTGTACCTTGAGTTTTGTAATGCTCATGGCTTCCTATATGGTCATCTTGTACTCACTGAGGTCTAAGGGAGCTGAAGGGAGACTCAAAGCCTTGTCCACCTGCAGCTCCCACATTCTTGTGGTCACCTTATTCTATGGTCCCTGTATATTCATATATACCCGGCCCCAGACCACCTTCTCTGTGGATAAATTGGTATCAGTATTCTACACAATTGTCACTCCCTTGTTAAACCCTTTGATCTATACTCTGAGGAACACAGAAGTGAAGAATGCCATGAAGAAGTTAGGGAGCCACAGAGTGACTCCAGGGGCAAATGACCATTTTTCTGTGGAGTAA
- the LOC100681422 gene encoding olfactory receptor 4C11-like → MAIKNNVTEFLLLGLTQDLKGQKIIFAIFLVFYIATLLGNLLIIITIKTSQTLGSPMYYFLTYLSLSDSCFSTTTAPKLIVDSLSDKKMISFSECMIQIFVFHLFGCMEILVLILMAYDRYVAICKPLLYAAIMNRRLCGVLVGLAWVGSLLHSSAQLLLTLSLPFCGPNVIDHYFCDVQPLMNLACTDTHFVSLLFISNGGVICTLSFVVLMASYVVILYSLRSKGAEGRRKALSTCSSHILVVTLFFGPCIFIYTRPHATFSVDKSVSVFYTIITPLLNPMIYTLRNVEVKNAMKKLWSRKVTPIDK, encoded by the coding sequence ATGGCAATTAAAAATAACGTGACAGAATTTTTATTGCTGGGACTGACCCAGGATCTGAAAGGGCAGAAAATCATATTTGCTATATTCTTAGTTTTTTACATTGCTACCCTGCTTGGAAACCTCTTGATCATAATAACTATCAAGACGAGCCAGACTCTTGGGTCCCCCATGTACTATTTCCTGACCTACTTGTCATTGTCTGatagctgcttctctaccaccacAGCCCCCAAACTGATTGTAGACTCACTCTCGGACAAGAAGATGATCTCCTTCAGTGAGTGTATGATCCAGATCTTTGTGTTTCATCTCTTTGGCTGCATGGAAATCCTGGTCCTCATTCTGATGGCCTACGACCGCTACGTGGCCATCTGCAAGCCCCTCCTCTACGCCGCCATCATGAATCGACGTCTGTGTGGCGTCCTGGTGGGCCTAGCCTGGGTGGGGTCTTTGTTGCATTCTTCTGCCCAACTTCTCCTCACCCTGAGTCTACCCTTCTGTGGTCCCAATGTGATCGATCATTATTTCTGTGATGTGCAACCCTTGATGAATCTCGCCTGCACCGACACTCACTTTGTTAGTCTGCTGTTCATTTCTAATGGCGGGGTCATCTGTACCTTGAGTTTTGTAGTGCTCATGGCCTCCTACGTGGTCATTTTATACTCTCTGAGGTCTAAGGGGGCTGAAGGGAGACGCAAAGCCCTGTCCACCTGCAGCTCCCACATTCTCGTGGTCACCTTATTCTTCGGTCCCTGTATATTCATATACACCCGGCCCCATGCCACCTTCTCTGTGGATAAATCGGTGTCAGTCTTTTATACGATCATTACTCCCTTGCTAAATCCTATGATCTATACTCTGAGGAATGTGGAGGTGAAGAATGCCATGAAGAAGTTATGGAGCAGAAAAGTGACTCCTATTGATAAATGA